The DNA sequence TACCGGTTCCCGGGCCAAAAAAGCCATCGTAAAAACCAACGGTAAAGCACACCAGAAAAATAGGTAAGAATGCATGCTTATCGTTAGATTGTTCGACGTTCTTTATTTTTCCCTTTATCGTTGCGGCAATTAAGCCAATAGGTAATAGAACGACAATCACTAGTGACAATGTTTCAGCAGGCAGTAATAAAATAACCTTGGCACCGACATACGCACCGACGAGTGCTGAAATAAGACCGGCTGGCACCACAGACCAAATTACCGATTTATTCTTAATGAAGTTTTTTATCGCGGCAATCGTACCAATCGTGCTGACGAGTTTCTCCTGCCCCAACGCCAGCTGTGGCGGCAATCCGGTAAGAATAAAAGCCGGTATCAGAATCAGTCCTGCGCCACCGGCTATCGCATCAATATATCCCGCAACAAATGAGGCCACAACCAGCAATAACACGCCCGCCAGGAGATATTTAGAGATAATACTGCCCTCAACAAACAGTGAGGAATCAATAAATTCAAGCATAATTTTCCCAATTAAATTGTACGTAAATGATGAAGACAAACAGACGAATCGAGTAATTGTGTATCAAGAGGACGTTTCATCATGCCAAATACACGCAATAGCCAGCGGTCGGTTCCATCAAAACGTGGCTCAAAAGCATTACGGGTATGTAACGTTCTCTGATTGAGAAATGTAATTGCATCGCCAGGTTCTAATGGCGCATCAAACCAAAGTTCGCGATCCAGAGAAACATGGCGCATACGGTTCAGCGCGGCTTCGGCATCCGCATTTAAACCGCTGAGATTATGCCAGTCAAACCTCGAATACCAAACACCGGCATCACAAACCAATATTGGAACACCCTCAACGTGACTGTGCCCGTCAAAACTGGCGGGTCTGTTTACCTTAAAGATCGGCTGTGAGAGTATTTCTCTTGTTTCGTCTGACAGTGCTGAAATAACGGCATCCAACGTTAATAGACTGGTGTTAACCCCTTTTTCTTTGCGCAGACACAGCAAGGTGAGCGTATCAGGACAACTGCCCATAAATTCATGCGGTTTCTCTCCGGTTATTCGGAGATCGGGATTATCAACATGCGGATAAAAATCATATTTTCCTCCCTGAGAACTGATTTTATCTCCGGCATGTTTCATGGGGCAAACATGACGAATTAAATGTCCATCATTCTCTCCCTGATAGACTACCGGCCATAAACCCGCCTCAAAATGTGCAGACAATAATGCGCCATGTAACGCGGCATTTTTCTCCTCAACGCTTTCAGCATCAGAGGGAAACACCGGGGTTCGCGCGAGTTCTTCTGCATTAAACTGCGGTAATGACCATAAGATAAAGCTATCGCGCGCTAACTGCGTACGAAATTGCTGACGCGCTATTGGCAGCGCATCATGAATTCCGTCTGCAATCGATATAATAAGTTTATTTTTCATTATATTAACCAGAACACTCCCTTGCTGTAAAAAACATACCATGTAAACACATTGTTATGAAATACGTTTTTAGTATCTTGGAAAAGCCATTCCGTTTTTATCTAAAATTGCAGGTAAAATAAAATCGAATGATATAAATCCTTGTTACTGATATTCGTAATTAGCCGCCGGATAATGATATTCCGTAAATGTTTTCGCTATCGGCACACCATAAAACGGGGGGCAAAGAGAGATATTCTGAGCGCGGAATACTTCTGTCTGCAGCCAGAAAAAAAGGGAATTACCCTACTATTTTCAATAATAAAAAAAGAAAAGCGCGTATTCGCCGATGACGTTAATTATCAACGAGCGCGCTAACAGAGAGAAACAGATAGCAGGCGATTCGGCCCTGCGACAGCGGCGTCATCATGGTGTGGCGGTCAGGTAAGGCGGTGAGAAATGCCTGTCAGAGGTCTTTGGCCTGGTACAGCGGTAGTTGGCCTGATAAAACAATAGTCGGCCAGGCACCCTGTCAGTCAGGCAACCAACAGGGCGACCGCTTCGATTCATTACCGCCTCATCCGCCGTGCCGCGCGGCATATTGTGCGCTGTTTATCCATTGGTGATCCTGCTCCCAGCTAAAACGCCACTGGCGCACCGGCCCGGCCATCACATTCAGGTAATAGCTGTCGTAGCCAGCAAGCGTTGCCACCGGGTGGTAGCCGCGCGGCACCATCACCACATCGCGGTCATAGACCGCCATACACTCATCCAGCGTTCTATCTTCGGTGTAAACCCGTTGCAGGCAGAAGCCCTGCGGCGGGTTGAGCCGGTGATAGTAAGTCTCCTCCAGCCAGGTTTCCTGCGGCGGGTTATCGACATCATGTTTGTGGCTGGGGTAGGAGCTGGTACAGCCCTCGTCGGTGTACACCTCGACCACCAGCAGGCTGTCTGCCGCTTTATCTTCCGGCAAAATATTGTGCACGAAACGGCGGTTGCGCCCGCTGCCGCGCGCCTCGGCAGCCACATCCGACGGCGCTATCAGCCGGGTCGGATAGGTGCCAAGGCCAGGGGCGGCACACACGGCAAGCTCCAGCGGCGTTTGCGCCTGTACGGTCACGCACTCTCCCGCCGTCACATACACCGACCACGGTTTCTTGCGCTCAAACGGATTCATGCGCTCGCCAATATCGGCGAAGTACGCCTGCGGCGTGCGCACGCTGGCAAGGCCGCCCACCAACACCAGGCAGCGCTCTTGCGCCACCGCCGGAAGCGTCAGCACCGCCCCGGTAGAGAGCTGATAGACCTCAAAACCGACGTGACGCCAGCCTGCGCGCTGCGGGGTAATATGCTGGATGCGGCCTTGCGCATCCGGTGCGTGATAACGCGACAATAATTCAGACATCACCGCCTCCCTGATAAGCGCAACTTAAATCAGCCCGGCGTCACGGGCAAAGCGTTGCAGGTTATTGAACCCCAGCGTCGCGTAAGTCAGCGGATGTGCGATGGCCGGGTCTTGCTCGGCCTCCACCACCAGCCAGCCCTGATAATCCTGCGCTTTCAGCAACCGGAACAGCGACGGGTAATCGACACAGCCATCGCCCGGTACGGTGAACACGCCGCTGAGTACCGCATCCAGAAAGCTGGTTTTGCGATTTTTAACGTCTTTTAATACGTCCGGGCGGATATCTTTGCAGTGTACGTGGTTGATGCGCGCGGCCCAGCGTTGCGCCACCGCCAGCGGGTCGGCACCGGCAAAGGTGAGGTGCCCGGTGTCCAGCAGCAACCCCACCGCATCACTGGTGTGGTTCATCAGGTGGTCGATGTCTTCTGCGCTTTCAATCACCGTGCCCATATGGTGGTGGTAAGAAAGTTCTACCCCGTGCTGGCGGGTGTAGTGCGCCAGTTCACTGAGCTTATCGCCGTATTCCTGCCAGCGCGCCGCCGGAAAACGGGGCCGCAGGTGTACCGGCGTGTGTTGTTCGCCATGAATCGCCCCCGTCACTTCGGCAAACACCATCACCTTCGCCCCCAGTTCGCGTAACAGCGCGAGGTGGTCTTGTATGGCGGCTATTTCCTCACTGACGCTGCGACTGAGCAGTTGGCCGGAATACCAGCCGGAAACCAGACTCAGCCCATGCCGCTCCAGTATCGGCCCGAGAACCCCTGACTGGCGCGGAAACTTATTGCCAAGCTCAAACCCGGCGAACCCCGCTTGCCGTCCTTCACTCAGGCAGGTTTCCAGCGGCGTGTCTGCCCCCAGCGATGGCAAATCGTCGTTAGTCCAGGTCAATGGATTAATACCCAGTTGTACGCTCATTGTCGCTTCCTTCTGATAACGGTAAACGGATCACCCGCGCTGACGCCAAAGCGCTATTAATTGCAGGTAGTTATGTTTGATGTCATCGATCAATTGCTCATCATCGATGTCCGTGCGCAACCACTGCTGCGCCGGTTGCGCAAACAGCGTGCGCCCGACGGCAAACCCCTTCACCACCGGCTGACCGGCGGCGGCGTTGAACCCCTCGCGTAATCTGTCCAGCGGGGCATCTAACCCGAGGATCACCACGCCCCGGCAGTAAGGGTCACGCGCGTGCAGTAACGCCGATAAACGCTGCCAGCCATCACGACTGAGCGGCGGTAACTTCCACCAGTCAGGCCGGATACCCAGGTTGTAAAAACGGGTGATGGCGCGCAGATACAGCGCGTCGCTGCGCGGCATGTCGGCAGGCAAAATCACCTCCAGCAGCAGTTCATGGCCGGACTGACAGCAGGCGCGATAGACCTCGGCCACCTGCCGCTCCTGCGCCAGCCGCAATGGGCTGTCGTCTTCCGGGTGAAAAAACACCAGGCATTTCACCACCTGCTCCAGCGGCCAGCTCACCAGTTGCGAGCCGATGTTGCCGTGCTCCAGCGCCAGCGGGCGTGAACCGGGCAACTCAATCGGGCGGCCAATCCACCAGCCCTGCCCGGTGATGGCGTTAAGCGCCTCCTGGCCAAAGGTACCATCGCAGAGCAGTCCGGCATGGCCGGGCAGCAGACCCGCCTGTTCCGCCGCCTGTTGACCGGCCTGAAGGATCAGCTGTTTCAAACGCGTAATGCGGCAGAGCTCGGCCCCGCACGCCAGCGCCATCTCTTCAAGTTGAATGCGGTGATCAAAGGCGATGATGCACACATCGTCCCACTGCTGGCGGCGGGTGGTGACGCGATGCAGGTGGTTCAGCTCCGGGTCAAGATCCGGGCGCGGCACCGCATGGGCCCGCGCCAAATAATTATCCAGCTCGATACGGCTTGGCATCGCTGGCGCACAGCCGTGGCGGGAAACCACCAGCGCGCCACAGGCGTTGGCATACGCACAGGCTTTCTCCCAGCCTTCGCCGCTCAAATAGCCCCGCAGCAGCCCTGACATAAACGCATCGCCCGCGCCCAGCACGTTGAGCACCTCAACCTGAACGCCTTTTACCGTCAGGCCGTCATCGAGCGCGGCGGGAATCGCCGCCGTGAACACCGAGCACCCGAGCGCGCCGCGCTTACACACCAGCGTCGCGCCGGTATGTAAGCGAACCTGTTGCAACGCCTGCACGGTGTCGGTGCTGCCCCCGGCAATATGAAACTCCTCTTCGGTGCCGACAATCACATCAAACAGCGACACCACCTGTTGCAGTTGCGCGGTCACAGTGGCCGAGGCAATAAATCGGGTTTCACCATCCCCCAGCGAGGTCAGCCCCCACAGCACGGGCCGGTAGTCGATATCCAGCACGGTTTTGACCCCATTTCGGCGCGCATAGCCTAATGCCGTCAACACCGCCTCACGGGTATTCGGGTGTGACAAATGGGTGCCGGTCACGGCCAGGCAGCGCGATGAGGCAATGTAGTCTTCGCTGACGTCTTGCGGCGTTATCGCCATATCCGCGCAGTTATCGCGATAGAAAATAAGCGGAAAGGTTTCCCGGTCTTTAATGCCGAGCAGCACCAGCGCCGTCAGGCGATGGGGGTCAGTAATCAGGTGGCGGGTATCACAGCCGACGCGCTGTAACTCCTCACGCAGAAAACGCCCCATGTGCTCATCGCCCACCCGCGCCAGCATTGAGGAGCGCAGCCCCTGCCGGGCGGTGCCGTAAGCCACATTGCCCGAGGAGCCGCCCAGGTATTTGGCAAAACTGCCCATGTCTTCAAGACGCGCGCCAATCTGCTGCCCGTAAAGATCAACGGCGACGCGCCCCATGCAAATAACATCAAACTGCTTTTCCGTCGTCATAACGCCCATTCCTGTCAGCCAAATAAGGAAATCGACCACCCGTTGGCACGGCGGTTATCCCTGCTCATGCACCGCAACCCAACGCGCCGCCTGATGCGACAGCACGATGGCATCCAGCACCCGGGAGACGCGCCAGCCCTCTTCAAAATCCGGCCACAGCGGTTTATCCGCCGCGATACCGTCAATCAGGTCACGCACTTCCACCGTCTTTTGGTCGTTAAAGCCGATACCGTGCCCGGCGCTGGCGCAAAAAGCGGCATATTCCGGGTGCTGTGGCCCTATCAGCAAGGTTTGAAAACCTTGCCGATTCACCGGGTCGTCATGCCGGTAGAGTTTCAGCTCCGCCATGCGCTCCTGCGTAAAACTGAGCGCGCCACGGGTGCCGGTGATGACATAACTCAGCCCCATTTTGCGCCCGCAGGCGACGCGGGAGGCTTCAATCACCCCGCGCGCGCCGCTGGCAAAGCGCACCAGCGCATGGGCCTGATCCTCATTTTCCACCGTCACCCGCTCATGACTGCCCGCGCTCACTGGCCGCTCGGCCACCACCGTGTGCAGATCGCCGCACACCTCGGTGATGTCGCCGACCAGAAAGTGCGCCATATTGACGATGTGCGCGCCCACGTCGCCCAGCGCGCCGAGCCCGGCGGTATGGCGAAAGCAGTGCCAGTCTGCGGGTTTTAACGGGTCAGCCAGATAATCTTCATTGTGCGTGCCGTAGAAATGCGTCACCTCGCCGATTTCACCGCGCGCAATAATCTCTTTTGCTAATAGCGCCGCCGGGTTTTTCATGTAGTTAAAGCCGACCAGCGTTTTCACACCGGCCTGACGCGCGGCGTCCACCATGGCGCGCGCTTCAGCGGCATTGAGCGCCAGCGGCTTTTCTGAATAGACGTGTTTACCGTGGCGGATCGCCGCCATCGCCATCTCATGGTGCAGGAAATTCGGTGCGCAGATATCCACCACATCGATAGCCGGGTCAGCCACCAGCGCCTGCCAGTCGCCGGTTGAGCGGGCAAAGCCAAACGCCTGCGCGCGCTGTTTGGCCAACGCCGGGGACACGTCCGCCAGCATCTCACGCACCAGCTCGCCCTGGAGCGGGTACACCACCGGTGCCTGAGCATAGGCGATGGCGTGGGCACGCCCGATGTAGCCGCTGCCAATCAAGCCGATTCTTACCTGTTTCATCGGTGTTATTCCCCGTATCAGAGCGCGCCGCGCCGGTTTTTGGCATAGGTATCAAACGCCACAGCCAGCACGATGATGAGCCCGGTAATCACCTGCTGGTAGTAGGCCGAGACATTCATCAGCACCAGCCCGTTAATCAAAATACCCATGATGATGGAGCCTATCAGCGTGCCGCTGATGCGCCCGTAGCCGCCCATCAGCGAGGTGCCGCCAATCACCACCGAAGCAATGACGCGCAGTTCAAACGAAATCCCCGCCACCGCCTCGGCGCTGCCCAGCCGGGCGCTGAGGATGAAACCGGCCAGCCCCGCCAGTAACCCCATCACCACATAAACGCTCACCAGCACACGCCGCACGTTGACACCGGCAAGTCTTGCCGCCTCGGTATTACCGCCGATGGCGTAGACAAAGCGCCCCCAGCGCGTTTTGTGCAACGCCAGCCAGCCAATCAGCGCCACCAGCGCAAAAATCCAGATAGGAACGGAGATACCGAGCATCTCGCCGCGCCCCCACCAGCGATAGCCGGGGTCGAAACCGGCAATCGGCGCACCGTCATTGATAACCAGCGTCAGGCCGCGCCAGATGGTCATGCCGCCGAGCGTGACGATAAACGGCGACAGCCGCAGCCGCGTGACCCCAAGGCCATGTAAAAACCCGATGAGCGTGCCTATCATCAGGCAAAGCCCCAGCCCGACCAGCCAGCTCATGCCGCCCCAGGCTTGCGCATCAACGGTGGTGAAATTATCCCCTTTGATGACCCAGGCCGCCGTCATCGCGCACACCGCCAGAATCGAACCGACGGACAAATCTATCCCGGCGGTGAGAATCACAAACGTCATGCCGACGGCCATGATGCCGTAGATGGACACTTCGGTCAGGATGTTGGTGATGTTGCGCTCAGTCAGGAAGTTGCTGTTCTGCGACTGAAAGAAGAAAATCAGCAAAATCATGAAAATAAACACGCCAAAGCGTTCAAAAAACGCGATCGGGTCAATGCGCCGACGGCCAGACGACGAGGTCGGCAGGGTGGTACGAAATAACGGTTGCTGCATACTCATACATTCATTCTCCTCAGGCGGCATGTTGCGTGTCATGGCAGATGGCCATCAGGGTCATCAACCGCTCTTCACTGGCCTCATCGCCGTGTAATTCGCCCGTTACCCGCCCTTCACTCAGGGTGATAATGCGATCGGAAATCGCCATCACTTCCGGTAAATCAGACGAGATAACCACCACCGCCACGCCTTGTTTTGCCATATCAAACAGCACCTGATGCACTTCGGATTTGGTGCCGACGTCAATACCGCGCGTCGGCTCATCAACAATCAGCACCCGTGGTTTGAGCGCCATACAGCGCGCCAGAATCACCTTTTGCTGATTGCCGCCGGAGAGTTTGCGCACCTCCTGAGCGCTATCGACCATCTTGATGCGCAACGCCTGTCGATAGGACTCAATCAGCGCATCTTCGCGCCGGGTATCGACGAAATAGCGCCAGTGCAGCAACGATGACAGGCTAGAGAGCGACAGGTTATGGCGAATCGACAGCCCCAGCACCGCGCCCTCTTTTTTGCGGTCTTCCGGCACCAGCGCAATGCCCTGCTCCAATGCATGCAGCGGATCGACCGGATGGTAGGGCTGGCCGTCCAGCCAGAATTCGCCGTGGGTGAACGGATCGGCGCCAAACAGACAGCGCGCCACTTCGGTGCGCCCGGCCCCCACCAGCCCGGCGATACCGAGGATCTCACCGGCATGCACCTGAAAGCTGATGTTGTTCAGCGCGATGCCGTGCGAGTCGAGCGGCGGTTTCTCGCGGCATAGCCCGTTCACCGCCAGTCTGACCGGTTTGTCCTGATGGTGGGTTTGCGAGGCGGGGCGGCGGGTGAACACCACATCGCGCCCGACCATCATGCGGATGATGCCCGCCACATCGATGTCAGCCACCTTGCCGGAACCGGTATAGCGGCCATCCTGTAGTACGGTAAAGCGGTCACACAGCTGGAACACTTCATGCAAACGGTGCGTCACATAAATCACGCTGACACCGCGCGCCTTCAGCTCGCGCACCACCCGGTGCAGGCTCTCGACTTCGCTGTCGCTCAGGGCAGCCGAGGGTTCATCCATCACGATTAAACGCGCATTCAGGGTCAGCGCCCGGGCTATCTCCACCATCTGCTGTTGCGCCACGCTCAGGCGGGCAACCCGGGTTGTCGGTTCAATGTTTAATTGCAGATATTCCAGTACCGTGCGGGCTTCCTGATTGACGGCCTGCGCATCCACAAACAGGCGGTTGCGTTGCAGCTCGCGACCCAGAAACATGTTCTCCGCCACCGTCATATTGGGCAGCAGGTTGAATTCCTGATAGATGGTGATGATGCCGCGTTTTTGCCGCTCGACCGGTGAGTCCTGCGGCGACAGCCGTTCGCCATTAAAGTCAATATCGCCGCTGGTCTGCGGCTGGGCACCGGCCAGCGCCTTGAGCAGCGTCGATTTCCCGGCACCGTTCTCGCCCAGCAAGGCATGAATTTCTCCGGGCAGTACCGTCAGTTGCACCTGATTGAGCGCCAACACGCCGGAGAAATTTTTCGTCAGGTCACGAATGTTCAGTAAAGGTTCAGTCATGGCATGTCCCTCGTTATGCACCGGCCTGATGACCGGTGCCTGCGTGGTGTGTCTGCTGAATGGCCCGATAGAGCGCGTTTCAGCTTACTTGCCCGCTTCGCCGATTCGCTCTGCGTCGTTAAGGTTGTCTTTGGTTATCATGGTGGGCGGATAGTCAGCACCGGTAATCGGCGCTTTGGTGCGAATATTGTTGGTTAATTGCGTCATCGCCTGCGTGACCGCATAACCGGGGCGCTGGTCAGCCGTCGCCGCCAGCCAGCCATCGCGCACGCGCGCAAGCGCTTCCGGCACGGCATCAAACCCTGTCACCAACACCTCTCCCGGCTTAAACCCCTGGCTCTGTAACGCCTCAATCGCCCCCAGCGCCATGTCATCGTTCGCCGATAAAATCACCTGCGGGCGCTTTGGCAGCGAAGGCAGTACGCTTTCAACAATGCGCATCCCTTCCGAGCGCATCCAGTTACCGGTTTGATCGACCACCAGGCGGTATTTCGCGCCCCCGGCTTTCAGGCTGTCGCGGATGCCCTGCGTGCGCTCAATATTGGATGACGACCCTGGCTGCCCGGTCAGCAGCACAATATCCGCGCCGTTGGGAAAACGCGCTTTGACAAAATCCGCCACCGCCTGCCCGCCTTTGTAGTTATTCGCACCAAAATGCGGCACTTTTCTGTCGGTTTTAACGGAGCGATCCAGCGTCACCACCGGCAATTTGGCATCCTGAATTTCCCCCACGGCACCGGACACCGCATTCACATCATTCGGGGAAACCACAAAGCCCTGTGCGCCACGGGTAATGGCATTTTCCAAATCAGCCACCTGCTTCGGCGAGCTGCCCTGGCTATCGAGCACTTGCAGGTTCACGCCCAAGTCTTTGGCCGCTTTGACCGCCGTGCGCTGCATATGCACTTCAAACGGCATGGCCAGATTGGGCGTACTAAAAACGATTTGCTCGTTCTGGGCCTGTACCAGAGCGGGTGACGTGACGAAAGCCAGTGCCACGGCCATGAGGGTGAGGTTTTTTTTCATGGTGTTGTCTCGGTATCCGTTGGTGTAGGTAGAGGTGCCGCGATGCCGCTGCTGCGGCATTGCAGCGTTATTACCGGGCCGGTACATAGCCAGCCCGGGTCATATCACAATGCCACCGCGCGCCCGCTTGCCAGCGACTCCAGCGCTTTATCCGCCAGATACAGCGCACGCTCGCCATCCGCGCCGCTGCACTCAGGCTGCGTGCGCCCGTGCAGCACATCAACGAAGTGACGCCACTCGGCGGCGTAAGCCTCGCGATAACGTTGCAAGAAGAAGTGCTCCGGTTTGGCCGCCAGACATCCGGCATCGCCCCAGTGTTCAACCTGATGCTCATGGACGTTGCCGACGCGCAGCACGCCGCGCTCGCCGTGCAACTCTAAGCGCTGGTCATAGCCGTAACCGGAGCGACGGCTGTTGACGATGGTGGCCATCGCTCCGCTGGCGAAGCGGAACACCACCAGTGCGGTGTCGATATCGCCGGCCTCGCCAATCGCCGGGTCAACCAGATTGCTGCCCTGGGCAAACACCGATACTGGCTCTTCGCCCATGATGAAACGCACCATGTCGAAATCGTGAATGGTCATATCGCGGAACATGCCGCCGGACACGCGCACATATTCCGCCGGTGGCGGGGACGGGTCGCGGGAAATCACCATCAGCGATTCGGTTTTGCCGATTGCGCCCTCACGCGCCAGCGTGTGTACCCGGCGAAATTGCGCGTCATAACGGCGATTAAAGCCGACAAACAGCGGCACGCCCTGCTGCTCAACAACCTTCAGGCAGTCGCGTACCCGGGCGATATCCAGATGCACCGGCTTTTCACAGAAAATCGCTTTGCCATGCCGGGCGGCACGCTCAATTAAATCGGCATGGGTATCGGTGGCGGAAGCTATCAACACCGCGTGAATGGCCGGGTCGGCCATGGCGTCATCCAGCGTTTGCACGCGCGCCTGATAACGCGCCGCCAATGCGCTGGCACTGGCCGGGTTCGGGTCAACCACCGAGTACAGACAGGTGTCCTGATGACTGGCGATGTTAACGGCATGTACCTGACCAATACGGCCAGCGCCCAGTAATGCAATGTTAAACATGGCTGCTCCTTCGATACCGCCGGGTATCTCTGGTTGAGTGTCGGGTTTCTGTGTGAGGTAGCATTATCCTGTGCTGATAATAGAACGTTTATTCCAATTTCAGTAAAACTGGAAATTACGTTTTTGCGCACCAGATAACACTTTGGTGACAAATCAGCAAAATAGTGTTAGCAAAGTCACGGAATCAGCAGGATGGCCCCAGCGGGGGAAAAGCCAACGACAGGCCGCCCGATTGCCCGGCCACGCTTCATGGTGTATCCGTTTTATGGCATAGCCGTGTCTGGCGGAGAATGCCCCAAAAGCGAGACGGATGAGCGGTGCGCTGACAGAAGGCCGTGCGGTTTATGCCTGTCTCGCCATCAGGCTTACCGCCACAAAATGAAATGAATATTTCAAAAGACACTGGATTAAACAGCGCGGCGGTGAGATTCCTCTGCCGGTATCGGCTCTGCCTGTTGGCATGGGCAGGCAAAATCATGATAATGAGTAGCATTTACACTCATCGGTAGCAGATTAGCGCATATGATTTCCAGCCAATACATCAGCCATGTTTCGCTGCGGCGTGATGATGTGCCGTCATTTGAGGGGTATCCTTTCTCCATTCCCGCGATCCACGCTCTTGATACGCTCCCGCTCCATCCCAACGTCACGTTTTTTATCGGCGAGAATGGTTCAGGGAAATCCACCCTGCTGGAGGCTATCGCCGTCGCCATGGGGTTTAACCCCGAAGGCGGTACGCGCAATTTTCATTTCAGCACGCGGGCATCACATTCCGAATTATCGCATTACCTGAGAATCGCCAAAGGGGTGAAGCCTCCGCGCACGGGCTTTTTCTTCCGTGCCGAAAGCTTTTTTAATCTGGCCTCCGAAATCGAACGCCTTGATGCCGAACCCGCCGCCAGCCCGCCGGTGATTAATTCCTATGGCGGCCACTCGTTACATGAGCAGTCGCACGGCGAGTCGTTTCTCTCACTGATGATGAGCCGCTTTGGCAGCCAAGGATTATACCTGCTCGATGAACCGGAAGCGGCGCTCTCCCCCGCCAGACAATTGGCGATGCTGGCCAGAATGCATGACCTGATTCGGGATGACTCGCAATTTATCATCGCCACCCATTCGCCGATTCTGCTCGGTTATCCCGATGCGTTGATCTATCAATTTGATGGTGCAGCGCTTTCGTCAGTCAATTATCGCGATACGGATCATTACCAAATTACGCGATCATTTCTCAATCACCCGGAAAGAATGTTGCAGGAATTAATGAAGGAATAACGCGGCCCTGACTCAGGCCAATCCCCTTTCTCTGCTTAACCAATATTTGGAGTTTCGCCTTGTTTATTACCGATAAAGAGATAGCCAGAAAAGTGCTTAACCAGTCATCAAAAATGATCGTGCTGGTTGAAA is a window from the Dickeya lacustris genome containing:
- a CDS encoding sulfite exporter TauE/SafE family protein; the protein is MLEFIDSSLFVEGSIISKYLLAGVLLLVVASFVAGYIDAIAGGAGLILIPAFILTGLPPQLALGQEKLVSTIGTIAAIKNFIKNKSVIWSVVPAGLISALVGAYVGAKVILLLPAETLSLVIVVLLPIGLIAATIKGKIKNVEQSNDKHAFLPIFLVCFTVGFYDGFFGPGTGSLFIIALTVINRFQLLQASATSKIFNFSSNIGAFVAFAIAGKMAYVIGVPMIISSLIGNHIGSLHAIKTNGEIIRKVLFISVGVMMITLLVKYFPGY
- a CDS encoding TauD/TfdA family dioxygenase, with translation MKNKLIISIADGIHDALPIARQQFRTQLARDSFILWSLPQFNAEELARTPVFPSDAESVEEKNAALHGALLSAHFEAGLWPVVYQGENDGHLIRHVCPMKHAGDKISSQGGKYDFYPHVDNPDLRITGEKPHEFMGSCPDTLTLLCLRKEKGVNTSLLTLDAVISALSDETREILSQPIFKVNRPASFDGHSHVEGVPILVCDAGVWYSRFDWHNLSGLNADAEAALNRMRHVSLDRELWFDAPLEPGDAITFLNQRTLHTRNAFEPRFDGTDRWLLRVFGMMKRPLDTQLLDSSVCLHHLRTI
- the iolB gene encoding 5-deoxy-glucuronate isomerase produces the protein MSELLSRYHAPDAQGRIQHITPQRAGWRHVGFEVYQLSTGAVLTLPAVAQERCLVLVGGLASVRTPQAYFADIGERMNPFERKKPWSVYVTAGECVTVQAQTPLELAVCAAPGLGTYPTRLIAPSDVAAEARGSGRNRRFVHNILPEDKAADSLLVVEVYTDEGCTSSYPSHKHDVDNPPQETWLEETYYHRLNPPQGFCLQRVYTEDRTLDECMAVYDRDVVMVPRGYHPVATLAGYDSYYLNVMAGPVRQWRFSWEQDHQWINSAQYAARHGG
- the iolE gene encoding myo-inosose-2 dehydratase; this encodes MSVQLGINPLTWTNDDLPSLGADTPLETCLSEGRQAGFAGFELGNKFPRQSGVLGPILERHGLSLVSGWYSGQLLSRSVSEEIAAIQDHLALLRELGAKVMVFAEVTGAIHGEQHTPVHLRPRFPAARWQEYGDKLSELAHYTRQHGVELSYHHHMGTVIESAEDIDHLMNHTSDAVGLLLDTGHLTFAGADPLAVAQRWAARINHVHCKDIRPDVLKDVKNRKTSFLDAVLSGVFTVPGDGCVDYPSLFRLLKAQDYQGWLVVEAEQDPAIAHPLTYATLGFNNLQRFARDAGLI
- a CDS encoding bifunctional 5-dehydro-2-deoxygluconokinase/5-dehydro-2-deoxyphosphogluconate aldolase, with product MTTEKQFDVICMGRVAVDLYGQQIGARLEDMGSFAKYLGGSSGNVAYGTARQGLRSSMLARVGDEHMGRFLREELQRVGCDTRHLITDPHRLTALVLLGIKDRETFPLIFYRDNCADMAITPQDVSEDYIASSRCLAVTGTHLSHPNTREAVLTALGYARRNGVKTVLDIDYRPVLWGLTSLGDGETRFIASATVTAQLQQVVSLFDVIVGTEEEFHIAGGSTDTVQALQQVRLHTGATLVCKRGALGCSVFTAAIPAALDDGLTVKGVQVEVLNVLGAGDAFMSGLLRGYLSGEGWEKACAYANACGALVVSRHGCAPAMPSRIELDNYLARAHAVPRPDLDPELNHLHRVTTRRQQWDDVCIIAFDHRIQLEEMALACGAELCRITRLKQLILQAGQQAAEQAGLLPGHAGLLCDGTFGQEALNAITGQGWWIGRPIELPGSRPLALEHGNIGSQLVSWPLEQVVKCLVFFHPEDDSPLRLAQERQVAEVYRACCQSGHELLLEVILPADMPRSDALYLRAITRFYNLGIRPDWWKLPPLSRDGWQRLSALLHARDPYCRGVVILGLDAPLDRLREGFNAAAGQPVVKGFAVGRTLFAQPAQQWLRTDIDDEQLIDDIKHNYLQLIALWRQRG
- a CDS encoding Gfo/Idh/MocA family protein yields the protein MKQVRIGLIGSGYIGRAHAIAYAQAPVVYPLQGELVREMLADVSPALAKQRAQAFGFARSTGDWQALVADPAIDVVDICAPNFLHHEMAMAAIRHGKHVYSEKPLALNAAEARAMVDAARQAGVKTLVGFNYMKNPAALLAKEIIARGEIGEVTHFYGTHNEDYLADPLKPADWHCFRHTAGLGALGDVGAHIVNMAHFLVGDITEVCGDLHTVVAERPVSAGSHERVTVENEDQAHALVRFASGARGVIEASRVACGRKMGLSYVITGTRGALSFTQERMAELKLYRHDDPVNRQGFQTLLIGPQHPEYAAFCASAGHGIGFNDQKTVEVRDLIDGIAADKPLWPDFEEGWRVSRVLDAIVLSHQAARWVAVHEQG
- a CDS encoding ABC transporter permease, producing MSMQQPLFRTTLPTSSSGRRRIDPIAFFERFGVFIFMILLIFFFQSQNSNFLTERNITNILTEVSIYGIMAVGMTFVILTAGIDLSVGSILAVCAMTAAWVIKGDNFTTVDAQAWGGMSWLVGLGLCLMIGTLIGFLHGLGVTRLRLSPFIVTLGGMTIWRGLTLVINDGAPIAGFDPGYRWWGRGEMLGISVPIWIFALVALIGWLALHKTRWGRFVYAIGGNTEAARLAGVNVRRVLVSVYVVMGLLAGLAGFILSARLGSAEAVAGISFELRVIASVVIGGTSLMGGYGRISGTLIGSIIMGILINGLVLMNVSAYYQQVITGLIIVLAVAFDTYAKNRRGAL